A genome region from Clostridium pasteurianum includes the following:
- a CDS encoding sugar O-acetyltransferase: MNQKERMLSELPYKAWLDGLEEERIKNKLKIYEYNLLRPDEKSKMNKLIKDILGKTGESIHVEQPFHCDYGKNIEVGNNFFANYNCVILDVGKVVIGENVLFAPNVSVYTAGHPIHPEPRNSGYEYGIKVIIGDNVWIGGNVIINPGVKIGNNAVIGSGSVITKDIPDDVIAVGNPCRVVRKITYDDRKYYFKDRKFDVEDY, translated from the coding sequence ATGAATCAAAAGGAAAGAATGCTATCAGAACTACCTTACAAAGCATGGTTGGATGGGCTTGAGGAAGAAAGAATTAAAAATAAGCTCAAAATATATGAATACAATTTGCTTCGTCCTGATGAAAAGAGCAAAATGAACAAATTGATTAAAGATATACTTGGTAAAACAGGTGAGAGCATTCATGTGGAACAGCCTTTTCATTGTGATTATGGCAAAAATATTGAGGTTGGAAATAACTTCTTTGCAAATTACAATTGTGTAATATTAGATGTAGGTAAAGTAGTAATTGGAGAAAATGTTTTATTTGCACCAAATGTATCGGTTTATACAGCAGGTCATCCAATTCATCCAGAGCCCAGAAATTCGGGATATGAATATGGTATTAAGGTAATAATAGGAGATAATGTATGGATAGGCGGAAATGTTATAATAAATCCAGGTGTTAAAATAGGAAATAATGCTGTAATAGGGTCTGGTAGTGTAATTACAAAGGATATACCTGATGATGTTATTGCAGTAGGAAATCCATGCAGGGTTGTAAGAAAAATAACGTATGATGATAGAAAATATTACTTTAAAGACAGAAAATTTGATGTTGAAGATTATTAA
- a CDS encoding phosphatase PAP2 family protein, which yields MFKKNKDNKALLQIFIYIALVIIFLIEDNINLGGHRIYCKLDDMIPFVPIFIIPYCLWFLLIAGTCIIFFFKSKIDLRKTFLSVNICMAIGLLAYFIYPSYITLRPTTYGKDIFSQAIKLLQEGDSPSSVCPSLHVAVCISLCTGIMNSICFKNNLKVKILVIILSFFICISTLFVKQHSIIDVFWGLILGFASYIFVYKIYFNEKLFPQHVNKNINNNLPYKNSNF from the coding sequence GTGTTTAAAAAAAACAAAGACAATAAAGCTTTGCTTCAAATTTTTATTTATATTGCTTTAGTAATAATCTTTTTAATAGAAGATAACATCAACCTTGGAGGGCATAGAATTTATTGTAAATTGGACGATATGATTCCTTTTGTCCCCATATTTATAATACCATATTGCCTGTGGTTTTTACTTATTGCAGGAACATGTATTATTTTCTTTTTTAAATCAAAAATTGATTTAAGAAAAACTTTTTTATCAGTTAATATATGTATGGCAATTGGTTTATTAGCTTATTTCATATACCCAAGTTATATAACACTCAGACCAACAACTTATGGCAAAGATATTTTTTCACAGGCTATAAAGCTTTTACAAGAAGGTGATTCACCATCAAGTGTATGTCCAAGTTTGCATGTTGCTGTTTGTATTTCACTTTGTACAGGTATTATGAATTCAATTTGCTTTAAGAATAACCTAAAGGTAAAAATTCTTGTAATAATTCTTAGTTTTTTTATTTGTATTTCAACACTTTTTGTAAAGCAACATTCTATAATAGACGTTTTCTGGGGACTAATACTTGGCTTTGCTTCATACATATTTGTATATAAAATATACTTTAATGAAAAACTATTCCCTCAACATGTAAATAAAAATATTAATAATAATTTACCGTATAAAAACAGTAACTTTTAA
- the glf gene encoding UDP-galactopyranose mutase, translating into MNNKYDFLIVGAGLYGAIFANEAKKQGKRCLIIDKRSHIGGNIYTEKVEGINVHKYGAHIFHTNNKMVWQYVNQFAEFNRYTNSPVANYHGEIYNLPFNMNTFNKMWGVVTPDEAKKKIEDQRSANFTEHPQNLEEQAINLVGTDIYEKLIRGYTEKQWGRSCRELPAFIIRRLPVRFTYDNNYFNALYQGIPIGGYTAMIEKMIAGIEVKLDTDYFKNKDKWDSIAEKVVYTGPVDAYFNYKFGVLQYRSVRFETEVLDIPNFQGNAVVNYTDRETPYTRIIEHKHFEFQNQSKTVVSREYSTEWKLGDEPYYPVNDEKNSALYEKYKGLTETQDNVIFGGRLGEYKYYDMDKVVEVALEKAKKVLKNVE; encoded by the coding sequence ATGAATAATAAATATGATTTTTTAATTGTAGGTGCAGGACTATATGGTGCTATTTTTGCAAATGAAGCGAAAAAGCAAGGAAAACGCTGTTTAATCATTGATAAGCGTAGTCATATTGGGGGAAATATTTATACAGAAAAAGTTGAAGGCATTAATGTGCATAAATATGGAGCTCATATTTTTCATACTAATAATAAAATGGTATGGCAGTATGTAAATCAATTTGCTGAATTCAATAGATATACTAACAGCCCGGTGGCAAATTATCATGGAGAAATTTATAACTTACCTTTTAATATGAATACATTTAATAAAATGTGGGGAGTTGTAACTCCGGATGAGGCAAAGAAGAAAATAGAGGATCAGCGTAGTGCTAACTTTACAGAGCATCCACAAAATTTAGAGGAGCAGGCTATTAATTTAGTTGGTACAGATATTTATGAAAAACTTATTCGCGGCTATACTGAGAAACAGTGGGGGCGCTCGTGCAGGGAATTACCAGCATTTATTATACGAAGACTTCCTGTAAGATTTACATATGACAACAATTATTTTAATGCACTTTATCAGGGAATACCCATAGGTGGGTATACTGCTATGATTGAAAAAATGATAGCTGGTATTGAAGTAAAACTTGATACAGATTATTTTAAAAATAAAGATAAATGGGATAGTATTGCGGAAAAAGTAGTTTATACAGGACCTGTTGATGCTTACTTTAATTATAAATTTGGTGTTTTGCAGTATAGAAGCGTACGATTTGAAACGGAAGTTTTAGATATACCTAATTTTCAGGGTAATGCAGTAGTTAACTATACGGATAGAGAAACTCCGTATACGCGTATTATAGAACATAAGCATTTTGAGTTCCAAAATCAATCTAAAACGGTTGTAAGTCGTGAATATAGCACAGAATGGAAACTTGGTGATGAGCCATATTATCCTGTCAATGATGAAAAAAATAGTGCTTTGTATGAAAAATATAAGGGACTTACTGAAACTCAGGATAATGTTATTTTTGGTGGGCGCTTAGGCGAATATAAATATTATGATATGGATAAAGTTGTAGAAGTGGCACTGGAGAAAGCAAAAAAAGTTTTAAAAAACGTAGAATAA
- a CDS encoding glycosyltransferase family 2 protein — protein sequence MKLLSVVVPCYNSEQYMRHCIESILQGGDDVELIIVDDGSTDKTAEIADEYAKTYPSIIKAVHQENGGHGEAVNTGIKNASGLYFKVVDSDDWVDTSAYKKILNTIKDFTDSEELLDMFISNFVYEKKGARYKKVMKYENVLPVGRVFTWDDVKHFRKGQYILMHSVIYRTQLLRDCKLELPKHTFYVDNLFVYVPLEYVKKMFYINVDFYRYFIGREDQSVHESVMIKRIDQQIKVNKLMMEEVNLSSIENLKLQHYMFNYLEIITVISSILLIRSGTEENLKKEKELWKYIKDRDLELYNNLRYGIMGRVINLPGRIGRKISLGAYKISQRIVGFN from the coding sequence ATGAAATTATTATCAGTAGTAGTTCCCTGCTACAATTCTGAGCAATATATGAGACATTGTATAGAGTCTATCTTGCAAGGTGGCGATGACGTAGAACTTATAATAGTAGATGATGGATCAACAGATAAAACAGCAGAAATTGCAGATGAATATGCAAAAACATATCCATCTATAATAAAAGCTGTACATCAAGAAAATGGTGGACATGGTGAAGCTGTAAATACTGGTATAAAAAATGCATCTGGCTTGTATTTTAAAGTAGTGGACAGTGATGATTGGGTAGATACTAGTGCATACAAAAAGATATTAAATACAATTAAAGACTTTACTGATAGTGAAGAACTTCTTGATATGTTTATTAGTAATTTTGTATATGAAAAAAAAGGTGCAAGATATAAGAAAGTTATGAAATACGAAAATGTACTTCCCGTGGGAAGAGTTTTTACATGGGATGATGTTAAGCATTTTCGCAAAGGTCAGTATATATTAATGCATTCTGTTATATATAGAACACAGCTTTTGAGGGATTGCAAATTAGAATTGCCTAAGCATACTTTTTATGTGGACAATCTATTTGTATATGTACCACTTGAATATGTAAAGAAGATGTTTTATATAAATGTTGATTTTTATAGATACTTTATTGGGCGAGAAGATCAATCAGTTCACGAGAGTGTCATGATAAAGAGAATTGATCAGCAGATAAAAGTAAATAAGCTTATGATGGAAGAAGTAAATCTTAGTAGTATTGAAAATTTAAAGCTTCAACATTATATGTTCAATTACCTGGAAATTATTACAGTAATATCGTCTATCTTATTGATACGTTCAGGTACTGAAGAAAATTTGAAAAAAGAAAAAGAACTATGGAAATACATTAAGGATAGAGACTTAGAACTTTATAATAATCTTAGATATGGAATTATGGGTCGGGTAATAAATTTACCAGGTAGAATAGGACGTAAAATTTCTTTAGGAGCATATAAAATATCACAAAGAATAGTGGGATTCAATTAA